A segment of the Cheilinus undulatus linkage group 24, ASM1832078v1, whole genome shotgun sequence genome:
CGTTCCAGAGGGCCAGCAGGTGTCTTTTAATCACATCCAGGATTCCTTCAATCCACAACCAGAAGGGGAACGCTTTCTCATTGGCACTCTAACAGCAGAAACATACACATGCATCTATGATTCTttgattctttaaaaaatcacaaactGAATCAGTGAATCAATCTAAGGCCCACCTTGCAGAACTTGGTCCAGGGGATCTGTCCCTCTGGGTCCCTCTTGGCTTTGGCTCCTAGAGATAAAACATTCAGTCACATTCAAAGGCCTGTTTCAAAGCATCAACGCTTCTTCAGCTGAATTATTTTCCTACCGAGCAGCTTGTCAGCCAGCATGTTGAGCTGCTCCTGGTTCAGGCCTCGGTTGGTGATGGAGGAGAACTGCCAGCTGAGAATCTCAGAGAGCTGAGACCACTTAGCCGGTGGAGGGGTGAGGAAGAACTTCAGATTctgatgaggaagaggaggaacaTTGAAAACTGAGAAGGAGGAGCCTCCTGGACCACTAATGCATATGGCTATTCTTTCGTAAACACATGGCACTGAATCTGCCCTTTTTCTTtgactgaaatcaatctcagacacctgtgacaattagtttgccaggtgagcctaattaaaggaaaactacttaagaaggacgttttacattattaagcaggccacagatttcagcaatatgggaaagaaaactGATCTCTGCTACTGAAAAGCTTCAAATAGTGAAATGCCTTGAACAAGGAAtgaaacattagatatttcacagaaacttaagtgtgatcatTATACTGTGAAGCTGCTAAAATGCccttacaaagcagcaaacaggtatttgaagctgctggtgcctctggagtcccgcAAACCttaaggtgtaggatcctccagaggcttgcagtcgtgcataaacctactattcagccccccctaaccaatgctcataagcagaaacggttgcagtgggcccagaaatatttgaagactcattttcaaacagtcttgtttactgatgagtgccgtgcaaccctggatggtcctgatggaggagtagtggatggctGGTGGATGACCAAGGCtgcaacgtcagcaaggagggggcgaagtcatgttttgggaccagcaaagtatatagagtttctgactgaccgctttcttccatggtacaaaaagaagaacagtgccttctgtagcaaaatgatcttcatgcatgacaatgaaccatctcatgcggcaaagaatacctctgtgtcattggctgctatgggcatagaaggagagaaactcatggtgtgacccccatcctcccctgacctcaaccctactgagaacctttggagcatcctcaagctaaagatctatgagagtgggaggcagttcacatcaaaactgcatctctgggaggctattctgtcATCTGGCAaggaaattcaagcagaaactctccaaaaactcataagttcaatggatgcaagaatagtgaaggtgaaaTCAAAGAAGGATGGATCAGAGTTCTGAGGGTACCTTGGGCTCGGAGGTAAGCATGTTGTACCACAGGATGGAGGCCCAACCGCTGGGCAGCTGACAGACGTTAGAGATGACAACAACAGGCAGGGATATAGCCTACAAACAGAGATAACAGCATGTTAAAAGCATGAGtccacagatttttactgtttaaaaacattaagttaAAGTTTCACCTCCAGTTTCACTTCGAGGCCGGATTGGTTGAGCTGAAGCTCGGACTCGAAGCTGAGTGAGTGCAGCTCCTCGGTGACAATCAGAGGACCctacataaaaaaatcacaaatgtgGCATTTATAAATCTGTTGTGGATGAATGCAAGAAATCAACAATCTCTCCCTCTGACTCTgttaataaaaatgattttatccTTAAAGCAACACTTACCTCGTTTGTTCTGTTCCCTGCAACTTTCTGCTCTTTCAGTTGCTACATGGAAAAAGAAGATGTTTCAGTTTTTACCTAAGATTGACTCAATACAAGAGAAAATCTAAAAGCTAAAAGTCTGTGAAATCTTTTCACCAAATGTCTGAACTCTGCTGCCAGGCTGCCGTTTGACTCCTCCATGTTCATAACTTTGGTGTTTGTCCCCAAAATGTTGAACTTCCGAAACCTGACGTCAGAGAAGACATCAATTATCCAGGGATCATTGCTAAAAATGTCCTGAGTTTCTAAACTGTAAGATTGAAAAACTCTGTAGAGGGTTTTCACACTCACCCTTTCTTTTCTGTAACatccctgcagaaaaaaacaccagaatTATGTAAACATCTAAAACAAGAACGTTTTCTACAATCTGAGAGAATCTGTGACCACGGCGTACTTATCAAACAGCGCCTTGACTTTCAGCTGGTAGTTAAACTCTTGCAGCTTCACCAGGAACCTGAacacaccaaaacaaaacactgctgtaaaaacaGGCTAACATATCTGAGTTTCTCTCTGTTCCTTCAATGCTCTCAGTCTTACCTGAGTTTCACAGTGAACTGGACGCCTGTTTTTAACACCATGGGTCTCTGTGGGTGGGTGGGCATGCACGGTTGTCTCTCTACAACCAGGGAGCTGCAGACAGACGGGGAGAGGAGGATAAAGACAGCTCTCCTACTTTAATAAATCACGTAAAATTAAGATGGTGGTAGCCAAAACAATGCTTTGAgtataaataatataaagaaTATTTGTCCTTGGGCAAAACACTTAATCCCAATTTGCTCCTACTGCTTCGTCGGTGGTGTAAATGGATAcgttgaaaacatgaaaaatgttgaactACTCTGTTACCAGCTCAGACTGTGTGCAGCAGGATCCTTACTTTGACAGGAGGTTCTTGAGGAGCTCCAGAGCTCGGGTCTCTAAGTAGGCTTTTTTCTGCGTGATGGGGTCGTTGTCGTAGGTGAATTTCTGCTCCAGCTCCTGAAGCTTCTTCTGATGCTGACGGACCTGCTGCAGACTCTCTGCCACTGCTGTGAACCTGCAGGAGGAGCAACCAGGGAAAGATTTAGAAAGAATGTGGTGGTTGTGAAAAGtcaaggaggaaaagaaagaaaaaaagaggagaggaagatgaggataGGGACATTTCTGTAAGCTTATGCATGGACCAAAAGTTGCAGTGCCATCATAAATCATACAGGATTTGCTGAGCAAACTTTTCAAGCCAGAGCTGCAAAACCCAACAAAGATGAACACTTttggaaaactgcagatttttttaagtaaagctTGTCTGAGTTACTACTATATCAGAACAGCTGGACGGGGATAAGACAGGGACTACAGAGAAGGAGAAGTGGAGGGCCACGTTAGACTGCGCCCCCtagtggatttattttttaaaacatccaCAGCCCATATGAGCAATGGATGTTGTGTGAAAACTGTCTGCTTCCCAAAAATGgctataaaaataatatatattaatattttcttccactttaaaCAACTCAGATTTTTAAcactacttcagcctgaaatatacatatcaaatattaattatatttttcagtttttaaccctttaaaggccagtatgttTGCACAACtcctatttttaaataaaaataataataatttccataaaatacatttcaaagagTATTTGATTATTTGTATTATCAGGCCCTGAGATGGGTCAATGATTAACAGCAACACTAACTTTAATGctttaatatcattattattattttattatatttttttcagtttaaaaaaactcaaacttgAGGTCCAAATGAGAAAAATTGCCAGCTTCCCAAACTCAGCTGTACAAGTAtgatatatattaatattttttccactttaaatgatttaatcTTGTAAAACTTCTTCAGGCTGAAATAttcatatcaaatattaattttatatatatatatatattaaccctttaaaggctgGCATGTTAACACAATTACACTGTTTTTAAGagaacaaaattacaaaaactcaaataaaatacacacacttttttaaacacatctATCCAACATCAATAGAGACACACTTATTTCAGTGGCAAGGTGCCCTTGCAGTGTGAAATTTTGCAGCATGCTTTTAATGGGAAAAAGCAgtgccatctggtggacaaatataaaaatgaaatctCAACATAAAGGAAAGCACAAGTTTATGTTGAGAtaaatatggaataaaaaacagcgttttcaatgggacatttttgtccttcggaggaaatgtgtcagttttctgtagCTTAGCTATTTAAGGAACTATAATCCAGTTGATAAATGATTCAGGGCAGTCTCTGTTTCATATTGATGTTCCTGCTAATGGAGATTGTGTTTGTTCTAAAAGAGTGCTATAGATCATAAAATAACACCATTATAGGATGAAGAACAGGCGGCCTGTCAGTGGAAATGTTAGGAACATGCAGAGATGATCGCAACTGTAAAAAccactgaaaaaagaaagtgttGGGTGGAAATTTCTATGTTTCCACCAAGTCCTGGGAACGTCTTAATCCTGAGTTATTTACAGTGAAAACCCAGATATACTgttgtaaaattaaaatgagcattgtgcaaataaaatgtctttCAGAGAAGCTGGAGCCACCAAATCCATCTCCGTATTTTTCCATTGAGCTGAAAGGTTTTCAAACCAATTAAAAACTGGCTGAATTGTCAGAGCTTGGAGGTATATATAAGGTATAGAAATCCCCAGACTCATTTTTCCTTTGtatgttaatttttattctgGGACGTCTGCCCTTCCATTAAAATTTGATCATGATAGCATTTATTTTTCCCAGGAGGGCATAAAGGAATCATGTAACTAAAATGACTTATCCTCTGAGATATTCTAGATGTTCAGCCAGAAGAAAATGATCATTTCTGCCATCTATCCATGTTCCTAGAGGGAAACCACTGGGATATTAAATGGAGCACATTCATCTGTATTTGCATGATTTAACAGTAATAAATGTTACGAATTACTAGATTTGTTCATAATTTAGTGATTTTCTTCACACAAACCAGCTCAAAGCTCATCCTGCTCGTTAGGGAAATGTGGTGCACCTGAGACGGCTGCTCCCAGCTGAGGGCTGGTGCTAATCAGAAGGGCTGGGAGGTTATAAAGGGGGCAGGTTTGGCTCAGAGCAGCTCCCACCTATCCTAGTTTTGGGTCTGATTTTAAGGGAATCTATCCTTTTGATAGACTTAATGAGCAGCAGAGTGAAAACATAATCCACAGCCACCTTTTAGAAATCCAAGACCCATTTTATGTGCAGTTTTTGTTAATTTCCCCTATTTGCAGCCACTGCTAGAAACTTTGTTTTCTTGGAGGGGAAACTTTACATAATACAGACTTAATCCAAGTTATCTTGTAACTGAAGAGGAAACTGTCTTCCTCTAATATAGCAAGGAGTATTCTTTTTATCTGGAGTAAGGAGGATATCATCAGCAATGATTTAATTTGTGTAAAGCAGTCTGATAATCTAATGGAGTTTGCTAAGGTCTGGAAGAGTGTGAGTGCATTTCCTTTGCCTAACATGAAGTCTCACCAGTTCTGCAGCTGGTCCACACAGGCGTTCGGCGGCCCACCGATGCAGGCGATCTGCTGCCTCCGCTTCCACTCCGGCAGCTCCTCGGAGATCAGGTCTGACAGCAGCGCCTGTGTGACGGTCAGCAGCTCCATCAGCTGGGTCACCACATCCTGAAGAATACACAGGACAGACGAAGGATGAGGAGAAAGAAGGAATAAGACGTGTTTCTACATTTTCCTCTGGATCTGACGGGCTTTGACTCACCTGTCTTTTGGCCTTCAGTTCTAGACACATTCTCCCAACCAACAACTTCTCCTTTTCCAGCTCCTTCGGCGTCATGCCGTTCATTTCATTCTCTGTAATAAAATAGAAGAATTAAATTTTTATGCCACAGTTCACCTTCACAATCATACTTCATCTTCATTGCTTGTTCCAAACACAACAACAAGGGTCTTCTAAAAGTCAGGGGAAAAAGGTACAGGTACAAAACATTTAACGAGATCTTAATGCGTTTTTAAGAGTTTGTTGTTCTGGATTTATTGCTGGGTGAAGATTTTATAACACTTTAGGATGTGTGTTCCCACTCTGCATTAACCATACGTCTAATGCCGTCCTCCAAAGAAGATTAAATTTCTGCACCTCTGTTCTTCAGTGTGTTGAATTTGAAGTCGTAATCGTCCTGCAGGTCTTCTAGGTTCTTAATGTTCTGATCCACCATCTAAAAGGGGGAAATGGTTTGATTACAGCCATCGAAGCTCAGTGATAAAGTCTTGTTAACATATCTGACCCTGGAGAGTCATACCTGGGCTCTTTCTTTCATCTCCTTCACTTTGTTGTCcagtttctgtttctccacCACCATGGCCGACACCGTCCCCTCGTCATCTGGCTGCAGACGAGAGGCAACACTTTATTTATCATACTGTACAGAGC
Coding sequences within it:
- the stat1a gene encoding signal transducer and activator of transcription 1a isoform X2, which produces MAQWIQLQMLDCKYLEQVDQLYDDSFPMDIRQYLSKWIESIDWDTVAIQDSLATVRFHDLLAQLDDQHSRFALENNFLLQHNIRKIKRNLQDRFQEDPVHMAMIISRNLKEEQKILACAKMAEPDDEGTVSAMVVEKQKLDNKVKEMKERAQMVDQNIKNLEDLQDDYDFKFNTLKNRENEMNGMTPKELEKEKLLVGRMCLELKAKRQDVVTQLMELLTVTQALLSDLISEELPEWKRRQQIACIGGPPNACVDQLQNWFTAVAESLQQVRQHQKKLQELEQKFTYDNDPITQKKAYLETRALELLKNLLSNSLVVERQPCMPTHPQRPMVLKTGVQFTVKLRFLVKLQEFNYQLKVKALFDKDVTEKKGFRKFNILGTNTKVMNMEESNGSLAAEFRHLQLKEQKVAGNRTNEGPLIVTEELHSLSFESELQLNQSGLEVKLEAISLPVVVISNVCQLPSGWASILWYNMLTSEPKNLKFFLTPPPAKWSQLSEILSWQFSSITNRGLNQEQLNMLADKLLGAKAKRDPEGQIPWTKFCKSANEKAFPFWLWIEGILDVIKRHLLALWNDGSIMGFISKERERALLSDKCPGTFLLRFSESSREGAITFTWVEYDVHNKPLFHSVEPYTKKELTAVSLPDIIRTYKVMAAENIPENPLRFLYPNIPKDKAFGKYYPKPIETVEPMDVENNPEKRGYMKTELISVSEVHPSRLQDNMLPMSPDDYRHLSQFVSSREVDAVMSAELE
- the stat1a gene encoding signal transducer and activator of transcription 1a isoform X1, with translation MAQWIQLQMLDCKYLEQVDQLYDDSFPMDIRQYLSKWIESIDWDTVAIQDSLATVRFHDLLAQLDDQHSRFALENNFLLQHNIRKIKRNLQDRFQEDPVHMAMIISRNLKEEQKILACAKMAEPDDEGTVSAMVVEKQKLDNKVKEMKERAQMVDQNIKNLEDLQDDYDFKFNTLKNRENEMNGMTPKELEKEKLLVGRMCLELKAKRQDVVTQLMELLTVTQALLSDLISEELPEWKRRQQIACIGGPPNACVDQLQNWFTAVAESLQQVRQHQKKLQELEQKFTYDNDPITQKKAYLETRALELLKNLLSNSLVVERQPCMPTHPQRPMVLKTGVQFTVKLRFLVKLQEFNYQLKVKALFDKDVTEKKGFRKFNILGTNTKVMNMEESNGSLAAEFRHLQLKEQKVAGNRTNEGPLIVTEELHSLSFESELQLNQSGLEVKLEAISLPVVVISNVCQLPSGWASILWYNMLTSEPKNLKFFLTPPPAKWSQLSEILSWQFSSITNRGLNQEQLNMLADKLLGAKAKRDPEGQIPWTKFCKSANEKAFPFWLWIEGILDVIKRHLLALWNDGSIMGFISKERERALLSDKCPGTFLLRFSESSREGAITFTWVEYDVHNKPLFHSVEPYTKKELTAVSLPDIIRTYKVMAAENIPENPLRFLYPNIPKDKAFGKYYPKPIETVEPMDVENNPEKRGYMKTELISVSEVHPSRLQDNMLPMSPDDYRHLSQFVSSREVDAVTNTLIGFEEFDIQMSAELE